From a region of the Aulosira sp. FACHB-615 genome:
- a CDS encoding RNA polymerase sigma factor, RpoD/SigA family, translated as MKYLSDKSIEASNTNRKSVFPADLVRSYLHEIGRIPLLSHEQEIKFGQQVQQMMTLLAAKEKLTVQLQRQPTQSEWAESVHLSEAELLQQLKQGYQAKAEMIRANLRLVVSIAKKYQKRNLDFLDLIQEGSLGLERGVEKFEPQRGYKFSTYAYWWIRQSITRAIAEQARTIRLPIHITEKLNKIKRTQRELAQKLGRTPSAVDIAQALSLEPQQVRDCLLLARQPLSLELRVGPERDTELSSMLEDDGISPESYADQSFLKQNIQDLLLKLNPQQREILTLRFGLTDGNILSLSEIGKQMGISRERVRQIESQALSTLRRHKDKISGYLAS; from the coding sequence ATGAAATACCTATCTGATAAATCGATTGAAGCAAGCAATACCAACAGAAAATCTGTTTTTCCGGCTGATTTGGTGCGTAGTTATCTGCATGAAATCGGACGTATCCCTTTATTAAGTCATGAACAAGAAATAAAATTTGGTCAGCAAGTCCAACAAATGATGACTTTACTGGCTGCCAAAGAAAAATTAACTGTGCAGTTACAGCGCCAACCAACACAATCAGAATGGGCAGAATCTGTCCATCTGAGTGAAGCAGAACTATTACAACAACTCAAGCAAGGATATCAAGCCAAGGCAGAAATGATTAGGGCTAATCTGCGGCTGGTTGTTTCGATAGCGAAGAAATATCAAAAACGCAATTTAGATTTTTTGGACTTAATTCAAGAAGGAAGCTTAGGTTTAGAAAGAGGTGTTGAAAAGTTTGAACCTCAAAGAGGATACAAATTTTCCACTTATGCTTACTGGTGGATTCGTCAATCCATCACAAGAGCGATCGCAGAACAAGCACGCACTATCCGCCTACCTATTCATATTACAGAAAAACTCAATAAAATCAAACGTACTCAACGGGAACTAGCACAAAAATTAGGTCGTACTCCTTCCGCCGTTGACATTGCTCAAGCATTATCTTTAGAACCACAACAAGTTCGAGATTGTCTACTCTTAGCACGCCAACCTTTGTCTTTAGAATTACGAGTCGGCCCCGAAAGAGATACAGAATTATCTAGTATGCTAGAAGATGATGGCATCTCTCCTGAATCATACGCCGACCAAAGTTTTCTCAAACAAAATATCCAAGATTTATTATTAAAATTAAATCCTCAGCAACGCGAAATATTAACCTTAAGATTTGGCTTGACAGATGGAAATATCCTATCTTTATCTGAGATTGGCAAACAGATGGGTATTAGTCGAGAACGAGTACGACAAATCGAATCGCAAGCTTTAAGCACTCTTCGCCGACACAAAGATAAAATTAGCGGCTATTTGGCTAGTTAA
- a CDS encoding AMP-binding protein encodes MNLPLITRAEAHNKKIAIIADTGVFTYQDLLQASGQIAANLLQNTVDLQEQRVAFLIPPGFEYVATQWGIWRAGGIAVPLCISHPRPELEYVIINSGASMIIAHPQYEDIMRSLATEHNLRFILTSDTPPNHIVNLPEIEITRRALILYTSGTTGKPKGVVTTHQNIQAQVTSLITAWEWTSSDRILHVLPLHHIHGIINVLTCALWAGAECLMLSKFDAEVVWNRICEDDLTLFMAVPTIYVKLIAAWESTTAERQQTMTAGCKKMRLMVSGSAALPVQVLEKWQNISGHFLLERYGMTEIGMALSNSLHGQRHAGYVGQPLPQVEVRLVDESGEIVPAETPGEIQVKSPGVFLEYWQNPQATAKTFKDGWFCTGDLAVVENGNYRILGRMSVDIIKTGGYKVSALEIEEVLRTHPDIQECAVVGVADPEWGERVCAALVLHPQRQLTLESFRSWAKEQLAVYKVPTKILTVAELPRNAMGKVTKPEVVELFRAD; translated from the coding sequence GTGAATCTCCCTTTAATTACTCGTGCTGAAGCACATAACAAGAAAATAGCGATTATTGCAGATACAGGAGTATTTACATATCAAGATTTGCTGCAAGCTTCTGGTCAAATAGCGGCAAATCTATTACAAAATACAGTAGATTTACAAGAACAGCGAGTAGCTTTTTTGATTCCGCCTGGGTTTGAGTATGTAGCGACACAGTGGGGAATTTGGCGTGCTGGTGGAATAGCTGTACCTCTGTGTATTTCGCACCCAAGACCAGAATTAGAGTACGTAATTATCAATTCAGGCGCATCGATGATTATTGCCCATCCACAGTATGAGGATATCATGCGATCGCTCGCCACAGAACACAATCTCAGATTTATCCTGACTTCGGACACACCACCAAATCATATTGTTAATCTGCCAGAAATAGAAATTACTCGACGTGCGTTAATTCTCTATACCAGTGGTACAACAGGTAAACCAAAGGGTGTGGTAACAACTCATCAAAATATTCAAGCGCAAGTTACCAGTTTAATTACAGCTTGGGAATGGACATCAAGCGATCGCATTTTACACGTACTCCCCTTACATCATATTCATGGCATTATCAACGTCCTCACCTGTGCTTTGTGGGCTGGCGCAGAATGTCTGATGTTAAGCAAATTCGATGCAGAAGTTGTGTGGAATCGCATTTGCGAGGATGACTTAACTTTATTTATGGCAGTTCCAACGATTTATGTAAAATTAATCGCCGCTTGGGAAAGCACCACAGCTGAACGCCAACAAACTATGACCGCAGGTTGTAAAAAAATGCGTCTGATGGTTTCTGGTTCTGCGGCTTTACCCGTGCAGGTTTTAGAAAAATGGCAAAATATCAGTGGTCATTTTCTCCTAGAACGCTATGGAATGACCGAAATTGGCATGGCGTTGTCAAATTCTTTACATGGTCAACGTCATGCAGGTTATGTTGGTCAGCCTTTACCGCAAGTAGAAGTAAGATTAGTTGATGAAAGCGGAGAAATAGTACCAGCAGAAACACCAGGCGAAATTCAAGTTAAAAGCCCTGGCGTATTTTTAGAATATTGGCAAAATCCCCAAGCAACCGCCAAAACTTTTAAAGACGGCTGGTTTTGTACAGGAGATTTAGCGGTAGTAGAGAACGGAAATTACCGCATTCTCGGCCGAATGAGTGTAGATATTATCAAAACGGGCGGCTATAAAGTATCTGCTTTAGAAATTGAAGAAGTGTTAAGAACTCATCCCGATATCCAAGAATGTGCTGTGGTGGGAGTTGCTGATCCTGAGTGGGGTGAGAGAGTTTGTGCGGCTTTGGTATTGCATCCCCAACGCCAGTTAACATTAGAATCCTTTCGGAGTTGGGCAAAAGAGCAATTGGCAGTTTATAAAGTGCCAACTAAAATACTCACAGTTGCCGAGTTACCCCGCAATGCAATGGGGAAAGTAACGAAGCCAGAAGTGGTTGAGTTATTTCGTGCAGATTGA